ACGCAGGTTGCCACCCTGGCGGGCGGCTGCTTCTGGGGGATGGAGGATCTGCTGCGCCAGCAGCCGGGGGTGATCGCCACCGAAGTCGGCTACACCGGCGGCAGCGTGGCGAACGCCACCTACCGTAACCATGAGGGGCATGCCGAGGCGGTGCGGATCGAATTCGATCCGAGCCAGACCAGCTTCGCGACGCTGCTGCGCTTCTTCTTCCGCATCCACGACCCGACGACCCGCAATCGCCAGGGGAACGATATCGGCTCCAGCTACCGCAGCGCCATCTTCTATCACGACGCCGAGCAGCAGCGGATTGCCGAGCAGATCAAGGCCGAGGTCAACGCCAGCGGCCAGTGGCAGCGGCCGATTGTGACCGAAATCGTGCCGGCCGGCCCCTGGTGGCGGGCCGAGGAGGATCATCAGGATTACCTGGTCAAGAATCCAGGCGGGTATACCTGTCACTGGGTGCGGGAGTAAGGGGGGGTGAGTCATCGCAGTGGGGAATAGCAAACCCGGAAAGAAGAAAGGCGGCCGATTGGCTACCTTAACGTACGAAATATGGGCAGTGTCCCTAATTCCCTCCCGATCGCCTTGAAGCGGGCCACCCACTCCCCCACAGTTACCGTTGGTTTCATCGTTTCTTCTCCTTTGCATGTATGAGTTTTGTATATCATGGCCATGGCGAGGACAACGCTAAAGTGTGAAGTGGTAGACGGGTCAAGAAGTTTTTTAGATGTGACAAAAAACAAAAGACGGCCGATTGACCGCCTTCTTCGTTTTTGTATCAAGTTTGTTTCAAATGCCCAAATGTCAAGCATGACCCCTCAGGGCTCCTAGCCGCTGGCGGCAAGTTCCCCCAGAATCTCATGCAGATGATCGATGTGGGACTGGATGTGGAACTCCCCAAAAATCCTGATCATATCGGTCAGGGAGGGGTATTCGCCGAATGGGGTCTCTTTCAGTTCCGGGATATGAGCGGTGCGCGCCAGCTCTGTATCGGTCAACCCGGCGACTAAGCCGGCCATCTCTTCATAGTTCGCCTCACACGCTGCCAGCAGTTCGCTGTAATCCATGGCCGCCCGCTTTTCGCTATAGAACGGGTTGCCGGCATTCAGTTCGAGCAGCGGGGTCTCTTTAGCGATAAAGAGCCTGAGGAACGCCGTATGCCCTTTCCCCTCGGGACCGCTCAGATGGGAAACGATCATCCGTGGTGACCAACGGTCGCCCGGGGCTCGCGCGGCCAGCTCCT
This portion of the Deltaproteobacteria bacterium HGW-Deltaproteobacteria-4 genome encodes:
- the msrA gene encoding peptide-methionine (S)-S-oxide reductase, with amino-acid sequence MTTKANTIAATQVATLAGGCFWGMEDLLRQQPGVIATEVGYTGGSVANATYRNHEGHAEAVRIEFDPSQTSFATLLRFFFRIHDPTTRNRQGNDIGSSYRSAIFYHDAEQQRIAEQIKAEVNASGQWQRPIVTEIVPAGPWWRAEEDHQDYLVKNPGGYTCHWVRE
- a CDS encoding maleylpyruvate isomerase, whose translation is MTNSQGMELAAMIRQRAASLLEAFRTVDEELAARAPGDRWSPRMIVSHLSGPEGKGHTAFLRLFIAKETPLLELNAGNPFYSEKRAAMDYSELLAACEANYEEMAGLVAGLTDTELARTAHIPELKETPFGEYPSLTDMIRIFGEFHIQSHIDHLHEILGELAASG